One region of Pseudodesulfovibrio senegalensis genomic DNA includes:
- a CDS encoding methyl-accepting chemotaxis protein codes for MSIKYKIFIPIVPLVLVIGLAGYFLLTDQFDDLRYSVADMMLGNTAEKLALNTESAAIRAQEEAALFSRMGVVQNAYALAQSGNMDDESDPASQQARELLRTELKSVLDGYSASTGGNLKLHFHLPNGRSLVRMWRKKQAKRNGQWLDVSDDLSGFRQTVLDVNRDGRSRRGVEPGRGGFAIRGLAAVKSPDGRHLGSVEVLKSYDDVFRFFKDDDNKFFTLYMDAALLPTTTKLQDPSKNPVLDNAFVRVAGKANEQLDKAVTPANLRRGMQERVMTVSGNYALAYVPVKDYNGKPIGVIAVAEDISLQNAMIGSAMMLVLGIFLCAVLLPALAILGVLPFVIFRPLARIRTFAADVATGNLDASVHVDAKDEIGEIAASVERIPRSMAALIDECEGTAAKVRTGEMTARGDVSGFHGAFAQMVRSVNGLADTFTAIFDAMPFPLFTVDRDARLLYVNTSTARCAGGDAASLQGRKCVDAFGDKCSGGQWACQRAMASLKGESGSSTVETVHGTMEAVNHAIPLFDDRGEPAGALEIVVDQTSIVESRRTMERIANQAGELSRRMAAASTQLAERVHGASEGAVRQGRRTTETATAMEEMNVTVMEVARNSSLAAENAEATRNQAQDGHGKVSEVVAAVNEVASLASVLKGNMRELGEQADGIGRVMTVITDIADQTNLLALNAAIEAARAGEAGRGFAVVADEVRKLAEKTMVATKEVGDAINAIQGVTERNVVQTDKAAQVVDDCTGLSHAAGDSLQEIVNLAQNMADQVRGIATAAEEQSAATEQVARSTDEINEISEETTEIMNQSAEACVELSRVASELDALIADLNSGSQ; via the coding sequence GTGAGCATTAAATACAAGATATTCATTCCCATCGTGCCGCTCGTGCTGGTGATCGGGCTGGCCGGATACTTTTTGTTGACGGACCAGTTCGACGACCTGCGCTATTCGGTTGCCGACATGATGTTGGGCAACACTGCGGAGAAATTGGCCCTGAACACGGAAAGCGCCGCCATCCGCGCGCAGGAGGAGGCCGCCCTGTTCAGCCGTATGGGCGTGGTGCAAAACGCCTATGCATTGGCGCAGTCCGGCAACATGGACGACGAGAGCGATCCGGCGTCCCAGCAGGCCCGCGAACTGCTGCGCACCGAACTCAAGTCTGTTCTGGACGGGTATTCCGCGAGCACGGGCGGCAATCTCAAGCTGCATTTCCACCTGCCCAACGGCCGCAGCCTTGTGCGCATGTGGCGGAAAAAGCAGGCCAAACGCAACGGCCAGTGGCTGGACGTTTCCGACGATCTTTCCGGGTTTCGCCAGACCGTGCTGGACGTGAACCGCGACGGCCGTTCCCGGCGCGGCGTGGAGCCCGGGCGCGGCGGTTTTGCCATCCGCGGTCTGGCCGCGGTCAAATCCCCGGACGGCAGGCATCTCGGTTCCGTGGAAGTGCTCAAGAGCTACGACGACGTGTTCCGTTTTTTCAAGGATGACGACAACAAGTTCTTTACCCTGTACATGGATGCGGCCTTGCTGCCCACCACCACCAAGCTGCAGGACCCGTCCAAAAACCCGGTGCTGGACAACGCGTTCGTGCGCGTGGCCGGCAAGGCCAACGAGCAGTTGGACAAGGCCGTGACCCCGGCAAACCTCAGGCGCGGTATGCAGGAGCGGGTCATGACCGTTTCCGGCAACTACGCATTGGCCTATGTTCCGGTGAAGGACTACAACGGCAAGCCCATCGGGGTCATTGCCGTGGCCGAAGACATCTCCCTGCAAAACGCCATGATCGGCAGCGCCATGATGCTGGTGCTGGGCATTTTCCTGTGCGCGGTGCTGCTTCCGGCCCTGGCCATTCTCGGGGTGTTGCCCTTTGTCATTTTCCGCCCGTTGGCGCGCATCCGCACCTTTGCCGCGGATGTGGCCACGGGCAATCTGGATGCGTCCGTGCATGTGGACGCCAAGGACGAGATCGGCGAGATCGCGGCTTCGGTGGAACGCATTCCCCGGAGCATGGCCGCCCTGATCGATGAATGCGAGGGCACGGCCGCCAAGGTGCGTACCGGAGAAATGACCGCGCGGGGCGATGTTTCCGGATTCCACGGCGCGTTCGCCCAGATGGTGCGCAGCGTCAACGGGCTGGCCGACACCTTTACCGCCATTTTCGACGCCATGCCCTTTCCCCTGTTTACCGTGGATCGCGATGCGCGGCTGTTGTACGTGAACACATCCACGGCCAGATGCGCGGGCGGTGATGCCGCTTCCTTGCAGGGCAGAAAGTGCGTGGATGCCTTTGGTGACAAGTGCAGCGGCGGGCAGTGGGCCTGCCAGCGGGCCATGGCTTCGCTCAAGGGCGAAAGCGGCAGCAGCACCGTGGAAACCGTCCATGGAACCATGGAGGCGGTCAACCATGCCATTCCCCTGTTCGACGACCGGGGCGAACCCGCCGGCGCGCTGGAGATCGTGGTGGACCAGACCAGCATCGTGGAATCCCGGCGCACCATGGAGCGCATCGCCAATCAGGCCGGGGAGCTTTCCCGGCGTATGGCTGCGGCGTCCACCCAGCTTGCCGAGCGCGTGCACGGTGCCAGCGAGGGGGCCGTGCGTCAGGGCAGGCGCACCACGGAAACGGCCACAGCCATGGAAGAGATGAATGTCACGGTCATGGAAGTGGCCAGAAATTCCAGCCTTGCCGCGGAAAATGCCGAAGCCACCAGAAATCAGGCTCAGGACGGCCACGGCAAGGTGAGCGAGGTGGTCGCCGCCGTAAACGAGGTGGCCAGCCTTGCCTCGGTTCTCAAGGGCAACATGCGCGAGCTGGGCGAGCAGGCCGACGGCATTGGCCGGGTCATGACGGTCATCACCGACATTGCGGATCAGACCAACCTGCTGGCCCTGAACGCGGCCATCGAGGCTGCGCGCGCGGGCGAGGCCGGGCGCGGGTTCGCGGTGGTGGCGGACGAGGTGCGCAAGCTTGCGGAAAAGACCATGGTGGCCACCAAGGAAGTGGGCGATGCCATCAACGCCATTCAGGGCGTGACCGAGCGCAACGTGGTGCAGACCGACAAGGCCGCGCAGGTGGTGGATGACTGCACCGGGCTTTCCCACGCGGCCGGGGATTCGTTGCAGGAGATCGTGAACCTTGCACAGAACATGGCCGATCAGGTGCGTGGCATTGCCACGGCCGCCGAAGAACAGTCCGCAGCGACCGAACAGGTGGCCCGGTCCACGGATGAAATCAACGAAATATCAGAGGAAACCACGGAAATCATGAACCAGTCAGCCGAGGCCTGCGTGGAGCTTTCGCGCGTGGCCAGCGAGTTGGACGCCTTGATCGCTGATTTGAATTCAGGCTCCCAATAA
- a CDS encoding twin-arginine translocation signal domain-containing protein: protein MSQMERRDFLRFGLAAGAVVAASTLPKKAQAAYTRICVDEVRAMTPQAMAEQSGLVMSGWDSLHASANTIRNPKIRATVLDIMAKPAPTLMQRIGSSEKKEIWKELTAKGLLKDVALKDFLPPAKSASAEPQPFYSAPGSGYGSHHSYPGGLVTHTDLNTRVSMALYEGYREVYDYLLDRDVVIASQLLHDLHKPWVFQWQKNGESRGEMKLGGTGEHHPLGVAESIVRGLPAEVCVAQACAHNHPRTPEDEAKVVGWITAAAIIAGVDPVKRGLLEPGGKTLPMPRRQEGFVCHLGDHDWILTVPAAQWTIPVMKTIAERDYNIKSDDAKGFNSLRNYVFSQATIMGLYEIYAAKGEQELTRTVHSIVTPA from the coding sequence ATGTCACAGATGGAACGCAGAGACTTTCTTCGCTTCGGCCTTGCGGCCGGAGCCGTTGTGGCGGCCAGTACACTGCCCAAAAAGGCGCAGGCCGCCTACACCCGCATCTGTGTGGACGAAGTCCGCGCCATGACCCCGCAGGCCATGGCCGAGCAGTCCGGACTGGTCATGAGCGGCTGGGACAGCCTGCACGCCTCGGCCAACACGATTCGCAACCCGAAAATCCGCGCCACCGTGCTGGACATCATGGCCAAGCCCGCGCCCACGCTCATGCAGCGCATCGGCTCTTCGGAAAAAAAGGAAATCTGGAAGGAGCTAACCGCCAAGGGCCTGCTCAAGGACGTGGCCCTGAAAGACTTTTTGCCCCCGGCCAAATCCGCGAGCGCCGAGCCCCAGCCCTTTTATTCCGCGCCGGGCAGCGGCTACGGCAGCCACCATTCCTACCCGGGCGGGCTGGTGACGCACACGGACCTGAACACCCGCGTTTCCATGGCCCTGTACGAAGGCTACCGCGAGGTCTACGACTACCTGCTGGACCGCGACGTGGTCATCGCCTCCCAGCTGCTGCACGACCTGCACAAGCCGTGGGTCTTCCAGTGGCAGAAAAACGGTGAATCGCGCGGCGAAATGAAGCTGGGCGGCACGGGCGAGCATCATCCGCTGGGTGTGGCCGAATCCATCGTTCGCGGCCTGCCCGCCGAGGTCTGCGTTGCCCAGGCCTGCGCCCACAACCACCCGCGCACGCCCGAGGACGAGGCCAAGGTGGTGGGCTGGATCACGGCCGCAGCCATCATCGCGGGCGTGGACCCGGTCAAACGCGGCCTGCTGGAGCCGGGCGGCAAGACCCTGCCCATGCCGCGCCGTCAGGAAGGTTTCGTGTGCCACCTGGGCGACCACGACTGGATCCTGACCGTTCCGGCGGCCCAGTGGACCATCCCGGTCATGAAGACCATTGCCGAGCGCGACTACAACATCAAGTCCGACGACGCCAAGGGCTTCAACAGCCTGCGCAACTACGTGTTCTCGCAGGCCACCATCATGGGCCTGTACGAAATATACGCGGCCAAGGGCGAGCAGGAGCTCACCCGCACCGTGCATTCCATCGTGACCCCGGCCTAA